One Limisphaerales bacterium DNA window includes the following coding sequences:
- a CDS encoding MBL fold metallo-hydrolase, with the protein MFVLNVNGQKILLECGLYQGRRDESNDRNRNFSFDPASIDVAVLSHSHIDHCGNFPNLVRQGYRGNIFSTHAARDLASIMLADSARIQEHDAEYISRKRAKKNLPPVEALYSVEDAERAGRQFVSLNYERPMLIADGVTLTFYDAGHILGSAQVVLDIREEDKEFRYLFTGDVGRGGHAILRDPVPVENVDVLHIESTYGNRLHGDREMSVVEIAKAIRETAHRGGKIIIPAFSVGRTQLVVYTLHQLAESGDLPDIPIFVDSPLSVNATEVFRLHPECFNESIYQFLREKQNPFGMENLQYIRQVSRSIQLNQLNGPAIIISSSGMCEGGRIRHHLKNNIEDPKNLVLFVGYCAQHTLGSRIANGDSPVNIFGEKYEVKAQVARHDAFSGHADRDELIAHVESCTGNISDIYVVHGEEESALAFGESLGKLKPNARVTVPVRDQKLTAQH; encoded by the coding sequence ATGTTTGTGCTCAACGTAAACGGACAGAAAATTCTGCTCGAATGCGGCCTCTATCAGGGGCGCCGAGATGAGTCAAACGATCGCAACCGCAATTTCTCATTCGATCCAGCCAGCATTGATGTGGCGGTGCTGAGCCATTCGCACATTGATCATTGCGGGAATTTCCCCAACCTCGTCAGGCAGGGCTATCGAGGAAATATTTTCAGCACGCACGCCGCACGCGATTTAGCGTCCATTATGCTCGCCGATTCTGCGCGCATCCAGGAACACGACGCCGAATACATTTCTCGCAAACGCGCCAAGAAAAACCTGCCGCCCGTGGAAGCACTTTACAGCGTGGAAGATGCCGAACGCGCAGGGCGCCAGTTTGTTTCGCTCAATTACGAACGCCCCATGCTCATCGCCGATGGCGTGACACTTACCTTTTACGACGCCGGCCATATTCTTGGCTCCGCGCAGGTGGTGCTCGATATTCGCGAAGAGGACAAAGAATTCCGCTACCTCTTCACCGGCGACGTGGGCCGCGGCGGACACGCGATTTTACGCGATCCCGTGCCGGTGGAAAATGTGGACGTGTTACACATCGAAAGCACGTATGGCAATCGGCTACACGGCGACCGCGAAATGTCTGTGGTCGAGATCGCCAAGGCCATTCGCGAGACCGCCCATCGCGGCGGCAAAATCATTATCCCCGCTTTTTCCGTGGGCCGCACACAACTCGTGGTTTACACACTCCATCAACTTGCCGAGAGCGGGGATTTGCCGGACATCCCTATCTTCGTCGACAGCCCGCTCAGCGTCAACGCCACCGAAGTATTCCGACTGCACCCCGAATGTTTCAATGAATCGATCTACCAATTCCTGCGCGAAAAACAGAATCCATTCGGCATGGAAAACCTCCAATATATTCGGCAAGTTTCACGTTCCATTCAGCTCAACCAACTCAACGGCCCGGCCATCATCATCAGTTCATCAGGAATGTGCGAAGGCGGCCGCATTCGGCATCATCTGAAAAACAACATCGAGGACCCCAAAAACCTCGTACTCTTCGTCGGCTATTGCGCCCAACACACGCTTGGCTCGCGTATTGCAAACGGCGATTCGCCGGTGAATATCTTTGGCGAAAAATATGAGGTCAAAGCGCAGGTGGCGCGCCACGACGCATTTTCCGGCCACGCGGACCGTGACGAACTCATCGCCCACGTGGAGAGTTGCACCGGTAATATCAGTGATATTTATGTCGTCCATGGCGAAGAAGAAAGCGCTCTCGCCTTTGGCGAATCCCTCGGCAAACTAAAGCCCAACGCTCGGGTCACCGTGCCCGTACGCGACCAGAAACTCACAGCCCAACATTAA
- a CDS encoding MotA/TolQ/ExbB proton channel family protein: MGIIGILIFLSVVSLGLIVERGLALRRETVIPSPLAKTANHCRTPEELLALRAACNERPSPHGRLLIASIEHLDLPREENAELLQTRARAEVAKLERGVVVLEIITGIGPLLGLVGTLFGLITLFHGMGIEGTAQQTPIFAQGISIALNATLLGLVVAIPSLVAWSYFNRRIETLAIEMESLCDEFLRSQYQRNQHIEG, encoded by the coding sequence ATGGGCATTATCGGTATTTTAATTTTCCTTTCAGTCGTCAGCCTCGGCCTCATTGTGGAACGCGGATTGGCATTGCGGCGCGAAACAGTCATTCCATCGCCGCTCGCCAAGACCGCCAACCACTGCCGCACGCCCGAAGAACTTCTCGCCCTCCGCGCCGCGTGCAACGAGCGCCCTTCCCCGCACGGGCGATTGCTCATCGCCAGCATTGAGCACCTTGATTTGCCGCGCGAAGAAAATGCTGAACTCCTACAAACCCGCGCTCGGGCGGAAGTGGCCAAGCTGGAACGCGGCGTAGTGGTGTTAGAAATCATCACCGGCATCGGGCCGCTGCTCGGATTGGTCGGCACACTTTTCGGACTCATCACCCTTTTCCACGGAATGGGCATTGAAGGCACCGCACAGCAAACACCCATCTTCGCCCAGGGCATCAGCATCGCCCTCAACGCAACGCTGCTCGGCCTCGTGGTGGCCATCCCTTCGTTGGTGGCGTGGAGTTATTTCAATCGCCGCATCGAAACGCTCGCCATCGAAATGGAATCGCTTTGCGACGAATTCCTCCGGTCCCAATATCAACGCAACCAGCACATCGAAGGCTAA
- a CDS encoding biopolymer transporter ExbD encodes MQFRPRQRRSAPPVIIISLIDVLMVVLIFLVVSTTFKDRLPAIDLALPDSRTQDLTATGDGPLTIQIKAKPPHWEINGKVVTSFEMERIFRARAAEKPDVMLIIQSDKAAPFGAVVTARDTARIAGITNVSAQVKLPQ; translated from the coding sequence ATGCAATTCCGCCCACGCCAACGCCGTTCCGCGCCACCGGTGATTATCATTTCACTGATTGATGTGTTAATGGTGGTGTTAATTTTTCTCGTGGTGAGCACCACCTTCAAAGATCGCCTGCCCGCCATCGACCTTGCCCTGCCCGATTCGCGCACGCAAGACCTCACCGCCACCGGCGACGGTCCGCTCACCATCCAAATCAAAGCCAAGCCGCCGCACTGGGAGATTAACGGCAAAGTGGTGACTTCCTTTGAAATGGAACGCATTTTCCGCGCGCGTGCCGCTGAGAAGCCGGATGTGATGCTCATTATCCAATCCGACAAAGCCGCTCCCTTTGGCGCAGTTGTTACCGCCCGAGACACCGCCCGCATCGCCGGCATCACAAACGTAAGCGCTCAGGTGAAATTGCCGCAGTAA
- a CDS encoding argininosuccinate synthase codes for MKIVLAYSGGLDTSVLLTWLKEKYNAEIIAFCADVGQEEELRGLTRKAKRTGASKMYIDNLQEEFARDFIYPMLQAGAIYEDQYFLGTSIARPLIAKRMVEIARKEKAHAIAHGATGKGNDQVRFELTTAALAPDLNIIAPWRMADFRAEFPGRKEMIDYCRKHKIDVEASAKKPYSMDRNLLHISYEAGILEDIEFDAFAPKNKGMFKLSVSPEDAPNKPEHVTLEFEQGNCIAVNGKALSPLGVMRKLNKVGGKHGIGRVDLVENRFVGMKSRGVYETPGGAILHFAHRQIETITLDREVMHIRDSLIPKYSELVYNGFWYAPEREMLQALITESQRNVSGTVKLKLYKGNLMTAARQSPVSLYNPDIATMEADPTEAYNQDDATGFINLNALRLKVRAKVQKTRRRL; via the coding sequence ATGAAAATTGTACTCGCTTATTCCGGAGGGCTCGACACCTCGGTGTTGCTCACGTGGCTCAAGGAAAAATACAACGCAGAGATCATCGCATTCTGCGCCGATGTAGGCCAGGAAGAAGAACTGCGCGGCCTCACCCGAAAGGCCAAGCGAACCGGTGCATCGAAAATGTACATCGACAATTTACAGGAAGAGTTTGCCCGCGATTTTATTTACCCAATGTTGCAGGCCGGGGCGATTTATGAGGATCAATATTTCCTCGGCACCAGCATTGCGCGTCCGCTCATCGCCAAACGGATGGTTGAGATTGCCCGCAAAGAAAAAGCCCACGCCATCGCCCACGGCGCGACGGGCAAAGGCAACGATCAAGTTCGCTTCGAATTAACAACCGCTGCACTCGCGCCCGATCTCAACATCATCGCCCCGTGGCGGATGGCCGATTTCCGCGCCGAATTTCCTGGCCGCAAGGAGATGATCGATTATTGCCGCAAACACAAAATCGATGTCGAGGCCAGCGCGAAAAAGCCGTATTCAATGGATCGCAATTTACTGCACATTTCGTACGAGGCGGGCATTTTGGAGGACATTGAGTTTGACGCCTTCGCACCGAAAAACAAAGGAATGTTCAAACTCTCCGTGTCGCCCGAGGACGCGCCGAACAAACCCGAGCACGTTACGCTTGAATTCGAACAAGGAAACTGCATCGCCGTGAACGGCAAAGCACTCTCACCGCTTGGTGTGATGCGCAAGCTCAACAAGGTCGGCGGCAAACACGGTATCGGCCGCGTGGATCTTGTGGAGAACCGGTTCGTGGGAATGAAAAGCCGCGGTGTGTATGAAACGCCCGGCGGCGCCATTCTGCATTTCGCTCATCGCCAAATTGAGACCATCACACTCGACCGCGAGGTGATGCACATCCGGGATTCGCTTATCCCAAAATACAGCGAGCTTGTTTACAACGGGTTTTGGTACGCCCCCGAACGCGAGATGTTGCAAGCCCTCATTACCGAAAGCCAGCGAAACGTCTCCGGCACGGTGAAGCTGAAGCTCTACAAAGGCAATCTAATGACCGCCGCGCGCCAATCGCCCGTGAGCTTGTACAATCCTGACATCGCCACAATGGAAGCCGATCCCACTGAAGCGTATAATCAGGATGATGCAACGGGATTTATCAATTTGAATGCGTTGCGATTAAAAGTTCGCGCCAAAGTGCAGAAGACGCGTCGGCGTTTGTAG
- a CDS encoding DUF1015 domain-containing protein, protein MATLKPFAALRPKSDLAAKICELPYDVMNSAEARAIAKDNPFSFLHVSKPEIDLELNINVYSPPVYAKGAENFGLLQGQGALVQDAQPCFYLYRQVMDGHTQTGLVAAASCAEYDAGIIKKHELTRPAKEDDRVRHLEALSSQTGPVFLTYRATADLDALAERLTANEPAIHLTADDGVQHTAWVIDNADDIASIEAQFAAIDFLYIADGHHRSAAASRVCATRNGAGESGRFLTVVFPHNQMQILAYNRVIKDLNGQSSADFLAALGIIFDIQDGGAGECTCKNELGLYLDGQWRKLTFKPTHATAETPMDELDVALLQNHVLAPLLGIEDQRTSDRLDFIGGIRGTAELERLVDAGAGCAFSMFPTSIEDLMAIADADGLMPPKSTWFEPKLRDGLFCHMI, encoded by the coding sequence ATGGCGACTTTAAAACCATTTGCCGCACTGCGTCCGAAATCCGATTTAGCCGCAAAAATCTGCGAGCTGCCCTATGATGTGATGAACAGCGCCGAAGCCCGCGCCATTGCGAAGGACAACCCCTTCAGTTTTCTGCACGTCAGCAAACCGGAGATTGACCTTGAATTGAACATCAATGTGTATTCCCCCCCCGTCTATGCCAAGGGCGCAGAAAACTTCGGGCTCCTCCAGGGGCAAGGTGCACTCGTGCAAGATGCGCAACCATGTTTTTACCTCTACCGCCAAGTGATGGACGGCCACACCCAAACCGGTCTCGTCGCCGCCGCCAGTTGTGCTGAATATGACGCCGGCATCATCAAAAAACACGAACTCACCCGTCCCGCCAAAGAGGATGACCGCGTGCGCCATTTGGAAGCGCTCAGTTCACAAACCGGCCCCGTCTTTCTGACCTATCGTGCCACGGCAGATCTCGATGCCCTCGCCGAACGCCTCACCGCCAACGAACCGGCCATTCACCTCACCGCCGATGACGGCGTGCAGCACACCGCGTGGGTAATCGACAACGCCGATGATATCGCCTCAATTGAAGCGCAATTTGCCGCCATTGATTTTCTGTACATCGCCGACGGCCATCATCGCAGCGCCGCCGCCTCGCGCGTGTGCGCCACCCGCAATGGCGCGGGAGAAAGTGGCCGTTTTTTGACCGTTGTTTTCCCGCATAATCAAATGCAAATCCTGGCCTACAATCGCGTGATCAAAGATTTGAACGGTCAATCCTCAGCAGATTTTTTGGCGGCATTGGGGATCATCTTTGACATCCAAGATGGCGGTGCGGGTGAGTGCACTTGCAAAAACGAACTCGGCCTTTACCTTGATGGCCAATGGCGCAAGCTCACCTTTAAGCCCACCCACGCCACCGCGGAAACGCCGATGGACGAACTCGACGTCGCGTTGCTGCAAAATCACGTACTTGCGCCGTTGCTCGGCATTGAAGACCAACGCACGAGCGATCGCCTTGATTTCATCGGCGGCATTCGCGGCACTGCCGAATTGGAACGGCTCGTGGATGCCGGCGCGGGTTGCGCGTTTTCGATGTTCCCGACGAGCATTGAAGATTTAATGGCCATCGCCGATGCTGATGGTTTGATGCCGCCCAAAAGTACCTGGTTTGAACCGAAGTTGCGTGACGGCCTGTTTTGTCACATGATCTGA
- a CDS encoding translation initiation factor IF-3, with the protein MSRPLKGRGRRWEPRTRVNERIRVREVRVVGADGVQVGVLETREAIALAKRHGLDLVEVAPNARPPVCRVCDFGKYKYEESKKKKENKKTAQTNKVKEVQLRPRCEKHDFDFKLTRAIDFLCADMKVKIYLRFRGRENAHKEFGFDAVKRFVKELQPFGKTDTAPRLVGRGITVLVNPLPPKQRAENPHRKHGEEISMDDEIHYDDEEDTGEEESSEPAGDNLNNAFENLEAPGKKQAEA; encoded by the coding sequence TTGAGTCGTCCGTTAAAAGGCAGAGGACGGCGCTGGGAACCCCGCACGCGGGTAAACGAACGAATACGCGTACGCGAAGTGCGTGTGGTAGGAGCCGACGGCGTACAAGTCGGCGTGCTGGAAACGCGCGAGGCCATTGCGCTGGCCAAACGGCACGGGCTGGATCTCGTGGAGGTGGCGCCCAACGCCCGCCCGCCGGTGTGCCGCGTATGTGATTTCGGCAAGTACAAGTACGAAGAATCCAAAAAGAAAAAGGAGAATAAAAAGACTGCCCAAACCAATAAGGTTAAGGAAGTCCAACTCCGTCCGCGCTGCGAAAAGCACGATTTTGATTTCAAACTCACTCGCGCCATTGATTTTTTGTGTGCGGATATGAAGGTGAAAATTTACCTGCGCTTCCGCGGCCGGGAGAATGCGCACAAAGAATTTGGCTTCGACGCCGTGAAGCGTTTTGTGAAAGAATTGCAACCTTTCGGCAAAACCGACACCGCCCCACGTTTGGTTGGGCGTGGCATCACGGTTTTAGTCAACCCGCTACCGCCCAAACAACGCGCGGAGAATCCCCACCGCAAACACGGCGAGGAAATTTCAATGGACGATGAAATCCATTACGACGACGAAGAAGATACCGGCGAAGAGGAGTCCAGCGAGCCCGCCGGCGACAATCTGAACAACGCGTTCGAAAACTTGGAAGCACCTGGCAAAAAACAGGCCGAAGCCTGA